One Rhodospirillales bacterium genomic window carries:
- the nthA gene encoding nitrile hydratase subunit alpha, with product MASHKHNQPESEMALRVKAIEQLLTEKGLVDPNGIDKLVELYETRVGPHNGARVVAKAWSDPDFRARLLENGTDAIGELGISGVQGENMVVVENTDAVHNVVVCTLCSCYPWPVLGLPPRWYKSPPYRSRVVREPRAVLDEMGCDVPARKEVRVWDSSAEIRYLVLPQRPSGTDGKSEEELANMVTRDGMIGVAEV from the coding sequence ATGGCATCGCACAAGCACAACCAGCCTGAGTCGGAGATGGCACTGCGCGTCAAGGCGATCGAGCAGCTTCTGACCGAGAAGGGCCTTGTCGATCCCAACGGCATCGACAAGCTCGTCGAGCTCTACGAGACCCGTGTCGGCCCCCACAACGGTGCCAGGGTTGTCGCGAAGGCCTGGTCCGATCCGGATTTCAGGGCGCGGTTGCTGGAGAACGGCACCGATGCCATCGGCGAGCTCGGGATCTCGGGCGTGCAGGGTGAGAACATGGTCGTCGTGGAGAACACCGACGCGGTCCACAACGTCGTCGTCTGTACGCTATGCTCCTGTTACCCGTGGCCCGTTCTGGGGCTGCCGCCACGCTGGTACAAGAGTCCACCCTACCGGTCGCGCGTGGTGCGCGAGCCCCGGGCGGTGCTCGACGAGATGGGCTGTGACGTGCCCGCCAGGAAGGAAGTCCGGGTCTGGGATTCCTCGGCGGAGATCCGCTATCTGGTTCTGCCGCAACGTCCTTCCGGTACCGACGGCAAATCGGAAGAGGAGCTGGCGAACATGGTCACGCGCGACGGCATGATCGGCGTGGCCGAGGTCTGA
- the nthB gene encoding nitrile hydratase subunit beta, translating to MDGIHDMGGMHGFGKIVREEDEQLFHAEWEKRAFGVCLQAAEGAGFVDDHLRANIERIPAHIYLRSTYYELWIRSVSAILDQRGILTNAQIEERVAALTEPGRAEGGSDITLDETDDMMAAGASTKRPEVEIAARFKPGDRVLVRNDHPEHHTRSPRYCRGRYGAVIADHGVFVYPDSNAQDRGENPEHCYTVRFAAEDLWGESAEAGDSVHVDLWDSYLEPA from the coding sequence ATGGACGGCATTCATGACATGGGCGGCATGCACGGCTTCGGTAAGATCGTACGCGAAGAGGACGAGCAGCTGTTTCACGCCGAATGGGAGAAGCGTGCCTTCGGTGTCTGTCTGCAAGCCGCTGAGGGCGCCGGGTTCGTCGACGACCATCTGCGGGCCAACATCGAGCGCATTCCCGCGCACATCTATCTGCGCTCGACCTACTATGAACTCTGGATCCGCTCGGTCTCCGCGATCCTCGATCAGCGCGGCATCCTGACCAACGCTCAGATCGAAGAGCGCGTGGCGGCGCTGACCGAGCCTGGACGGGCCGAAGGCGGCAGTGACATCACGCTCGACGAGACCGACGATATGATGGCGGCCGGCGCGTCGACCAAGCGCCCGGAGGTCGAGATCGCGGCGCGCTTCAAGCCCGGCGATCGTGTCCTGGTCCGCAACGATCATCCCGAGCATCACACGCGCTCGCCCCGCTACTGCCGCGGACGCTACGGTGCGGTGATCGCCGATCACGGTGTTTTCGTTTACCCCGACAGCAACGCGCAGGATCGGGGCGAGAACCCCGAGCACTGCTACACGGTGCGCTTTGCGGCCGAAGACCTCTGGGGCGAGTCCGCCGAGGCAGGCGACAGCGTGCACGTCGATCTCTGGGACTCCTATCTGGAGCCGGCGTGA
- a CDS encoding twin-arginine translocation signal domain-containing protein, with product MDRRKFLSGTGVAAAGAAAAATTAFPTPAISQGRKKFTMVTSWGRGLAGVHDVAQRSADNIVNMSDGLMEIDFKAAGELVGAFECFDAVSSGQADIYHAADYYFVGQHPAFAFYTSIPFGMTAQELNNWYYHMGGRELQDELTGIFNLKTFAAGNTGSQSGGWFHKQINGPEDFDGLRFRMPGLGGKALGYLGASVQNIPGAEVYNALAMDELDGTEWIGPWADEKAGFFEITKIYYTSGFHEPGPGLSLSVNREVFDGLTSYEQKIIECAAAEANVWGLSQFLSNNGAALQRLVAAGVQTYTFPDSVWDAFGEASQMVYDENMDDPLFRKTFDSYSDSLIKSAGWIDLSGNTYAQQRNRVLGI from the coding sequence ATGGATCGTCGCAAGTTTCTGAGCGGAACCGGTGTCGCCGCGGCGGGTGCGGCCGCTGCCGCGACCACGGCATTCCCGACGCCTGCGATCTCGCAGGGTCGCAAGAAGTTCACGATGGTAACGTCATGGGGCCGCGGCCTCGCCGGTGTACACGACGTCGCGCAGCGCTCCGCCGACAACATCGTCAACATGTCCGATGGCCTGATGGAGATCGACTTCAAGGCCGCGGGCGAGCTGGTCGGCGCCTTCGAGTGCTTCGACGCGGTATCGTCGGGCCAGGCTGACATCTATCACGCCGCCGACTACTACTTCGTCGGCCAGCATCCGGCCTTCGCCTTCTACACCTCGATTCCGTTCGGCATGACCGCACAGGAACTCAACAACTGGTACTACCACATGGGTGGCCGGGAGCTTCAGGACGAGCTGACCGGGATCTTCAACCTGAAGACCTTCGCGGCCGGCAACACCGGCTCGCAGTCCGGCGGCTGGTTCCACAAGCAGATCAACGGTCCCGAGGACTTCGACGGCCTGCGGTTCCGCATGCCCGGCCTCGGCGGCAAGGCGCTCGGCTATCTCGGCGCGTCGGTGCAGAACATTCCGGGTGCCGAGGTTTACAACGCGCTTGCCATGGACGAGCTCGACGGCACCGAGTGGATCGGTCCCTGGGCCGATGAGAAGGCCGGTTTCTTCGAGATCACCAAGATCTACTACACCTCGGGCTTCCATGAGCCCGGCCCGGGTCTCTCGCTCTCGGTCAACCGCGAGGTCTTCGACGGTCTGACGTCGTACGAGCAGAAGATCATCGAGTGCGCGGCGGCCGAGGCCAACGTCTGGGGCCTGTCGCAGTTCCTGTCGAACAACGGTGCGGCCCTGCAGCGCCTGGTCGCGGCGGGCGTGCAGACCTACACCTTCCCGGACAGTGTCTGGGATGCCTTCGGTGAGGCGTCGCAGATGGTCTACGACGAGAACATGGATGACCCGCTGTTCCGAAAGACCTTCGACTCCTACAGCGACTCGCTGATCAAATCCGCGGGCTGGATCGACCTTTCCGGCAACACCTACGCGCAGCAGCGCAACAGGGTTCTCGGCATCTGA
- a CDS encoding TRAP transporter small permease subunit translates to MIDGILWLPSHLWGGIADLVGLLFSPSSWPDPAVPEDLVKIIYYGGSIDSLFVIIDLALIVLAIGLWRRGFLWGVVRGIEAISNTVGRIAAWAVLIMILQQIMIIALQRIFLVSEITIGPFGIVFTRDLSWFSEELKLYNAMIVALCAAYTFVQGGHVRVDLVYSAVSFRKKRCLDMFGSLFFMLPFIGVIWLFGWYFLWRHLITPKVSATDTLESLERKAALVRWNVETMGFSPNGFDAYFLFKILLVAFAAMMFLQGLGHFYRSLLEYIEGPDSADRFKDFDERPGEGISAPKVAAAASDDDARA, encoded by the coding sequence ATGATCGACGGCATTCTCTGGCTACCAAGCCATCTCTGGGGCGGGATCGCGGACCTTGTTGGGTTGCTGTTCAGCCCATCGTCGTGGCCCGATCCCGCTGTGCCCGAGGATCTCGTCAAGATCATCTATTACGGCGGATCGATCGATTCTCTCTTCGTCATCATCGATCTTGCCCTGATCGTTCTTGCGATCGGGCTCTGGCGGCGCGGGTTCCTTTGGGGCGTCGTCCGCGGGATTGAGGCGATCTCCAACACGGTCGGGCGTATCGCCGCCTGGGCAGTGCTGATCATGATCCTCCAGCAGATCATGATCATCGCGCTGCAGCGCATCTTCCTGGTCTCCGAGATCACAATCGGTCCGTTCGGCATTGTCTTCACGCGGGACCTCAGCTGGTTCAGCGAGGAGCTGAAACTCTACAACGCCATGATCGTGGCTCTCTGCGCCGCCTACACCTTCGTGCAGGGCGGCCATGTGCGTGTCGATCTCGTCTATTCCGCGGTGAGTTTCCGCAAGAAGCGTTGCCTCGACATGTTCGGGTCGCTCTTCTTCATGCTGCCCTTCATCGGTGTGATCTGGCTCTTCGGCTGGTACTTCCTTTGGCGGCACCTGATCACGCCGAAGGTTTCGGCGACCGACACGCTGGAATCCCTGGAACGCAAGGCGGCGCTGGTGCGCTGGAACGTCGAGACCATGGGTTTCTCGCCGAACGGCTTCGACGCCTACTTCCTGTTCAAGATCCTGCTGGTGGCGTTTGCCGCCATGATGTTCCTGCAGGGGTTGGGGCATTTCTACCGCAGCCTGCTGGAGTATATCGAAGGCCCGGATTCTGCCGACCGCTTCAAGGACTTCGATGAGCGTCCCGGCGAGGGAATCTCAGCCCCGAAGGTCGCTGCTGCGGCGTCCGACGATGATGCGCGCGCCTGA